Below is a genomic region from Deltaproteobacteria bacterium.
ACATCGCAGGAGCCATGGCAAGACTGTTAGGCCATGCTGTAGTCGAGATTGTCTCCGGGGCGGGTCACAATGTGCATGTGGAGAACTGTCTTGCAGTGGCAGAGCGTATCAAACATTTTTTGCTCAAGGAGTAAGGGATTACTATGGCGCCGATTGAATGGAAGAGGTCCGGAGAATTCTCGGACATCAGATATGAGAAGTCTGAAGGGGTTGCCAAGATCACGATCAACAGGCCTGATATGCGGAACGCGTTCCGGCCTTTGACCGTCAGGGAGATGTCGCAGGCCTTGAACGATGCCCGCGATGATAAAGAGATTGGTGTTGTTATTTTGACAGGTCAGGGTGACAAGGCCTTCTGCTCAGGAGGAGATCAGACGTTGCGCCGTGACGCAGGCTATGCTGATCACGACGGCATTGAACGCCTGAATGTCTTGGACCTTCAGCGACAGATCCGCACCTGTCCAAAGCCGATCATTGCAATGGTGGCCGGTTATGCGATTGGGGGAGGCCATGTTCTCCACTTGATGTGCGATCTTACGATTGCATCAGACAACGCGGTCTTCGGCCAGACCGGCCCTAAAGTGGGATCCTTCGACGGTGGGTACGGCTCCGCTTATTTGGCACGTGTTGTGGGCCAGAAAAAGGCCCGCGAGATCTGGTTTCTTTGTCGTAAGTATTCAGCCCAGGAGGCGCTGGAGATGGGGCTGGTAAATGTCGTGGTACCTCTGGAAAAACTGGAAGAAGAAACCATCAAGTGGTGCCGTGAGATTCTAGCGAATTCCCCGTTGGCGATCCGGTGCCTTAAGGCCGCACTCAATGCGGACTGTGACGGCCAAGCAGGCCTTCAGGAACTGGCTGGCAATGCAACCCTGTTGTTCTATATGACCGAGGAAGCGCAGGAAGGACGTAATGCTTTTGTCGAAAAACGCAAACCGGATTTTTCCAAATTTCCACGCCGGCCTTAGGGTTCGTGAAGAAATAACTTGGCAGAATCGGCGCTCAGATTTGTCTGATCTGATTGAGCAAAAGCAGTGGCTCTTGTGAAAATTTCAGCATTCAAGATCTCAAAGTTCAGCCTTCTTCTCCGAGAACCCTTGATTATTGGCCGACACCATCTGACGCACAGAACCGGATTCATCATAGAGCTTGGTGCGGACAACGGGCACGTCGCCTTAGGTGAGATCTCGCCGTTGCCGGGCTTAAGTCGAGAAGATATGACAGAGGCAGAGAGCCAAATAGCCTGCTTACGATCTTGGGTCATAGGGCATGATTTGCCAGACGGTCTCCAAGAGCTGTCAGGAGGTTTTGAGACCTGGCTCAAAGGGTACGATCTGGCGCCGTCAGTGAGATTCGGGTTCGAGGCGGCAGTTCTGAATCTTGTGGCCGGCATGGGCGGTGTCCCCTTGCGTAAGATGATATCCGACTCACCCCGCGATTGGATTTCCATAAACTGTCTCTTGACCGGTCCCCCTGACAAAATCATGGAAAAAACAGTAAAACTCCTCAAAAAGGGTTACTTGGCATTCAAGCTCAAGGTGGGTCGCAATCCCATACGGGAAGACATAGAGATCACCCGAGACGTGAGGCGACTCATTGGTGATGACGCCACCCTACGGCTGGATGCCAACCGGGCCTGGGACATGAGTCATGCCCTTGCTTTTGCCGAGGCGCTGGCTGGTGTAAGGATTGATTATATTGAAGAGCCCGTCAAAACGTTTGCCCTCTTGAAACAGCTCATGGATGAGACGGTATCCCTGCCCCTTGCTCTAGACGAGAGTCTGCTGGAACTGGCGCCAGAGGACCTCCCGTCCCTATCGGGAATAAACGCCATCGTCCTGAAGCCGACTTTGTTGGGTGTTGAAAAAGCAATCCGCTTTGCCCGGTCGGCCGCTGCCCTTGGCATGACGCCCGTCATAAGTTCCGGCTTTGAGTCTGGCGTGGGGTTAGGGATCCTTGCGCAGATAGCTGCTTCCGTAAACAGGCGCGACGTGCCTGCGGGACTCGACACCCTGGACTGGTTTGACCAGGACTTGCTGGTCGCTTCTCCCAAGATCGAAAAAGGAAGGTTGCAAATTGCCAAACCGCCGGATCCTGGAAAAGGCCTGAGACACGACCTGCTTCAGGCGATTTGTGATGACTGATATACAATGCCCCCTCAATGCTGCCGCCAGGGAATATGGCAACCTCCCGGCCATCATTTCCGGGGACAGGGTCATCTCATACGGCGAATATGAGCAAATGGTTGCCTCCGTAGCTCTATGGCTGACAGAAAGGGGCCTGACGCGGGGACAGCGCATTGCCATTGTTTCCCATAGCCGTTGGGAGTATCTGATATTGTTGCACGCCATCTTTAGGCTGGGTGGCGTAGCCTGTCCAGTAAGCCCTAGATTGCCCGAGAAGACTATCCTGTCCGTCCTTAAAAAAATCGACTGCACTACCGTTGTGGATTCTCTCAATCGGCTATCTCCTGGAACGTCCGGTGAGATCCGAAGAATCAGTCTGGACACAATATTTGAAAACGGGAAGTTCCATGCAGACGAAACATGTGATAGCGTCGCTGTCGATCTTAAACGCCATGCCACCATCATTCTTACTTCCGGAAGTTCCGCTTTGCCCAAGGCTGCAGTCCATTGCTTTGGCAATCATTACTACAGCGCCCTTGGTTCGAATCGGAATATCGACGTGCAGCCTGGTGACCGCTGGCTCCTGTCCCTTCCCCTCTACCATGTGGGCGGCTTGGGCATCGTGTTTCGCATGTTACTAGGCAGGGGCACAGTTGTGATACCCGAAGTTCAGGAGAACATCGGTGAGTCCATGGAAAAATACGGCATTACGCACCTGTCCGTTGTCTCCACGCAACTCTATCGTTTGTTGAAAGAGGGCCTGGATCTGCCAACAATAAGACGGCTAAAGGCCGTTCTTGTGGGGGGCGGCACTGTCCCTTCCTCCCTGATTACCAGGGCCCACGAGGCTGGACTGCCCATCTGCACCACCTACGGATTGACAGAAATGGCTTCCCAGGTGACCACAACGGCTCCGAAGGACCACAGGGAACGTCTGTCCAGTTCTGGAAAAGTTTTGGACTATCGAAACGTGAAAATTGATGCGGGAGAAATTCTCGTCAAAGGGAAAACCTTTTTCACAGGTTATGCGGAGGCAGGAAAGATGTTCCTTCCTGTTGACGATGAGGGCTGGT
It encodes:
- the menB gene encoding 1,4-dihydroxy-2-naphthoyl-CoA synthase: MAPIEWKRSGEFSDIRYEKSEGVAKITINRPDMRNAFRPLTVREMSQALNDARDDKEIGVVILTGQGDKAFCSGGDQTLRRDAGYADHDGIERLNVLDLQRQIRTCPKPIIAMVAGYAIGGGHVLHLMCDLTIASDNAVFGQTGPKVGSFDGGYGSAYLARVVGQKKAREIWFLCRKYSAQEALEMGLVNVVVPLEKLEEETIKWCREILANSPLAIRCLKAALNADCDGQAGLQELAGNATLLFYMTEEAQEGRNAFVEKRKPDFSKFPRRP
- the menC gene encoding o-succinylbenzoate synthase, coding for MKISAFKISKFSLLLREPLIIGRHHLTHRTGFIIELGADNGHVALGEISPLPGLSREDMTEAESQIACLRSWVIGHDLPDGLQELSGGFETWLKGYDLAPSVRFGFEAAVLNLVAGMGGVPLRKMISDSPRDWISINCLLTGPPDKIMEKTVKLLKKGYLAFKLKVGRNPIREDIEITRDVRRLIGDDATLRLDANRAWDMSHALAFAEALAGVRIDYIEEPVKTFALLKQLMDETVSLPLALDESLLELAPEDLPSLSGINAIVLKPTLLGVEKAIRFARSAAALGMTPVISSGFESGVGLGILAQIAASVNRRDVPAGLDTLDWFDQDLLVASPKIEKGRLQIAKPPDPGKGLRHDLLQAICDD
- the menE gene encoding o-succinylbenzoate--CoA ligase — translated: MTDIQCPLNAAAREYGNLPAIISGDRVISYGEYEQMVASVALWLTERGLTRGQRIAIVSHSRWEYLILLHAIFRLGGVACPVSPRLPEKTILSVLKKIDCTTVVDSLNRLSPGTSGEIRRISLDTIFENGKFHADETCDSVAVDLKRHATIILTSGSSALPKAAVHCFGNHYYSALGSNRNIDVQPGDRWLLSLPLYHVGGLGIVFRMLLGRGTVVIPEVQENIGESMEKYGITHLSVVSTQLYRLLKEGLDLPTIRRLKAVLVGGGTVPSSLITRAHEAGLPICTTYGLTEMASQVTTTAPKDHRERLSSSGKVLDYRNVKIDAGEILVKGKTFFTGYAEAGKMFLPVDDEGWFRTGDLGRLDADGYLTFLGRRDNMFISGGENICPEEIESLLCLLPHISQALVVPVEDREFGFRPLAFIKTQEGKTVDQRKVVSHLEHYLPRFKTPVAFYRWPEKADKDGLKPNRRYLTKLARELKRRGVS